The genomic interval CCTTAAGCCCCGTTCAACGCCACTCTTCCCGCCCCCTGACAGGAGAACCATGAAGAAACTGCTCATCACCGCCCTGCTCGCCGCCGCCTCCGGCGCCCTCGCCGTCGGCGCCCCGGCCGGCAGCACCATCCAGAACATCGGTGTCTTCGAATTCACCGACGTGGGCGGCACCACCACCTCCACGCCCACCACGCCGGTGAACGTCACCGTCAGCCAGCAGTTCGACCCGAACGTGCGCCAGGACGGCACGGTCAGCAACGTGGGGCAGACCGTGACCGCGCTGCCCGGCCAGACCGCCACCCTGACCTACGACGTCGAGAACCTCGGCAACGGCACCGACACCCTCAATCTGACCGTCACCGACGCCCAGACCGGGGCCCCGCTCGCCGCGACGATCTACCTGGACAACGGCGACGGTACGTATGGCGTGGGCGACACCGCCGTGACCAGCCTTCCGAACATGGCCGCCGATGAGCTGCGCCGCGTCTTCGTGGTGTACACCGTCCCGGCAGGCGCGCCCGGCAACCAGCAGACCTACGTCAACCTCACCGCGACCTCGGCGGGCGACCCCACCCAGACCGACAACAACAACGTCGGCCTGATCACGGCCATGAGCATCCTCTCCCTCACGCTGGACGGGGACAACACCGTCAGCGTCACCCCGACGGGCACCGTCACAGCCACCCACACCCTGACGAACACCGGCAACGCGACCCTCGACGCGAGCACGCTCGTCGCCACGAGCACGCTGACCGACCCGAACTCGGCGAGCGGCGGCGTGACCTACACCGTCACCAACAGCGCCACCGGCGCCTCGGTCAGCAACGCCAGCTTCCAGACGGCGCTGCGGAACGCGGGGAATCTGCCCGCGGGCGAGACCTACACCATCGTGGTGACCTACACGGGCGCGGCGGGCGCGACGAACGGCCAGTCGTTCACCAACCTGCTCACGGTGTACAGCAACGCGACCGACACCACCGGCTTCGACAACCGCGTGGAACAGGGCCAGGCCGTCAGCGACACCGACACCGTGACCGTCAACCGCGGGGTGGCGAGCGTCTCCAAGACCGTGGACAACTGCGGCGCGGACGCCCTTTGCCAGACCGCCCCGGTGCTGAACTCCACGACCGCCAAGCCCGGCGAGTACCTGCGCTACACCGTCACGGTCACCAACACGGGCGGCTCGGCGCTGCGCTTCCCCACCCTGCGCGACTACGTGCCCGCGAACACGACCTTCAAGTCGGTCACCGGCACCTCCACCCAGTCGGGCACCGTCCTCTACAGCAACAACCGCACCACCTGGTCCGCAGGCGCCCCGAGCGCGCTGGCGACCAGCACGACGAGCGCCTCGGGCCCCTTCGTGTACGTCGGCCTGGACAGCAGCAACGACGCCAGCGTGGACGCGGGCGACAGCCTCGCCCCCGGCCAGACCCTGCGCCTCGTGATCACGGTGCAGGTGCGCAACAACTAAGCCCCACCAAGTCCCTCTTTCCCCACGCGGGCAGGGTCGCGGCGCCGGTTCTCCGCCCCCTGCCCCGTTCCACGACCGGAGACCCATGAAACGCCCCCACCTGCTGCTTGCGCCCCTGCTGCTCTCGGCCGGAACCCCCGCCGGAAGCGTCATCGAGAATGTCGGCGTCTATGAGGACGCCTCGGGCCGGGTCGAGAGCCGGGTCACGGTCACCGTCGCCCCGGTCTGCTCGGCGAGCCTGACGCCGGGCCGCACGGACCGCAGCACGCACGTGGGCGAGGCCGTCACCGCCGCCTATCTCCTCACGAACACCGGCAACACCCCCGCCACCTTCCCGCTGGGCCTCACCCCCCGGCAGGAGGGGGCCCCCGCCTTCGCGGTCGTGGCCGACCTCAACGGCAACGGGCTGCCCGACGACGCCCCCGTGGACTCGGTCACCCTCGCGCCGGACGGGCAGCTTACCCTGCTCGTGAGCACCACTCCGGCGCGCCCGGGGGTCAGCAGCACCACCCTGATCACGGGGTGTGACGGCGACCTCACGGCCACCCTGACCGTCACCGCCAGCATCGGCGCCCCCGGGGTCAGCAAGACGGTGGACGGGGACGGGGCCGCCGAGGTGGGGGACCTCGTGCGCTACACGGTCACCGTCACCAACCCCGAGGGGATCGAGATGCCGGACGTGCTGGTCGAGGACACCCTCAGCCCGGCGCTGGAGTTCGTCGCGGTCGAGGGCGCCCCGGCGGCCAGCGCCACCCCGCTCCCGGGCGGGCAGACGCGCGTGGCCTGGCGGCAGTCCCTGGCGCCGGGCGAGCGCCGCGTCTACACCCTGGTGGCGCGCGTGCGC from Deinococcus aestuarii carries:
- a CDS encoding DUF11 domain-containing protein codes for the protein MKKLLITALLAAASGALAVGAPAGSTIQNIGVFEFTDVGGTTTSTPTTPVNVTVSQQFDPNVRQDGTVSNVGQTVTALPGQTATLTYDVENLGNGTDTLNLTVTDAQTGAPLAATIYLDNGDGTYGVGDTAVTSLPNMAADELRRVFVVYTVPAGAPGNQQTYVNLTATSAGDPTQTDNNNVGLITAMSILSLTLDGDNTVSVTPTGTVTATHTLTNTGNATLDASTLVATSTLTDPNSASGGVTYTVTNSATGASVSNASFQTALRNAGNLPAGETYTIVVTYTGAAGATNGQSFTNLLTVYSNATDTTGFDNRVEQGQAVSDTDTVTVNRGVASVSKTVDNCGADALCQTAPVLNSTTAKPGEYLRYTVTVTNTGGSALRFPTLRDYVPANTTFKSVTGTSTQSGTVLYSNNRTTWSAGAPSALATSTTSASGPFVYVGLDSSNDASVDAGDSLAPGQTLRLVITVQVRNN